Proteins encoded within one genomic window of Novosphingobium sp. EMRT-2:
- a CDS encoding MFS transporter — protein sequence MTTIPAKSPRSDTTTTAFGVIAAISFCHLLNDMMQSLLPAIYPNLKSELGLSFSQIGLVTLAYQVTASILQPLVGAYADKRPTPLALPGGTLFSLGGLMVLSVAHTYWLLLVGASMLGMGSSVFHPESSRVARMAAGGRHGLAQSMFQVGGNAGSAIGPLAAAIVVVRWGQSSLAFFALLALLSCAILWNVSRWYRDHGLTRLSSGSGQHKESFALPRGKVLGGIAILLALIFSKYVYLASLSSYFTFYLIHRFGVSVQVAQIHLFVFLGAVAVGTIAGGPLGDRFGRKYVIWFSIAGALPFTLLLPHASLFWTGPLTVLIGLILASAFPAIVVFAQELVPGRIGMISGLFFGFSFGMGGVGAAVLGEVADRFGIESVYAICAFLPAIGLLALFLPKVGGGRTEAG from the coding sequence ATGACGACGATCCCAGCCAAATCCCCTCGTTCCGACACCACCACCACGGCGTTCGGCGTGATCGCGGCGATCAGCTTTTGCCATCTGCTCAACGACATGATGCAATCGCTGCTGCCGGCGATCTACCCCAATTTGAAAAGCGAGCTGGGGCTTAGCTTCAGCCAGATCGGGCTGGTGACGCTGGCCTATCAGGTGACCGCTTCGATCCTGCAGCCACTGGTCGGCGCCTATGCCGACAAGCGGCCGACACCGCTGGCGCTGCCGGGCGGAACGCTGTTCTCGCTCGGTGGGCTGATGGTCCTGTCCGTCGCGCACACCTATTGGCTTTTGCTGGTCGGCGCCTCGATGCTGGGCATGGGCTCTTCGGTATTTCACCCGGAATCCTCGCGCGTGGCGCGCATGGCCGCCGGCGGCCGGCACGGACTGGCGCAGTCGATGTTCCAGGTCGGCGGAAACGCCGGCTCGGCGATCGGGCCGCTCGCGGCGGCAATCGTCGTCGTGCGGTGGGGGCAGTCGAGCCTGGCGTTCTTCGCGCTTCTGGCGCTTCTATCCTGCGCGATCCTGTGGAACGTCAGCCGGTGGTACCGGGATCATGGCCTGACCCGGCTTTCGTCGGGAAGTGGACAGCACAAGGAGAGCTTTGCCCTTCCGCGCGGCAAGGTGCTGGGCGGCATCGCGATCCTTCTCGCGCTGATCTTCTCCAAGTACGTCTATCTGGCCAGTCTCAGTTCCTACTTCACGTTTTACCTGATCCACCGCTTCGGGGTGTCGGTGCAGGTTGCGCAGATCCATCTCTTCGTCTTCCTCGGCGCGGTCGCGGTGGGGACGATCGCCGGCGGGCCATTGGGCGACAGGTTTGGGCGCAAGTACGTCATCTGGTTCTCGATCGCCGGGGCTTTGCCGTTCACGCTGCTGCTCCCGCACGCCAGCCTGTTCTGGACAGGCCCGCTGACGGTGCTGATCGGACTGATCCTGGCCTCGGCTTTTCCGGCGATCGTCGTCTTCGCGCAGGAACTGGTTCCGGGGCGCATCGGCATGATCTCGGGCCTGTTCTTCGGCTTTTCGTTCGGGATGGGTGGTGTCGGGGCCGCCGTCCTGGGCGAGGTCGCGGACCGGTTCGGTATCGAAAGCGTCTATGCGATATGCGCGTTCCTACCGGCCATTGGACTGCTCGCGCTGTTTCTTCCAAAAGTCGGGGGCGGAAGGACAGAGGCCGGCTGA
- a CDS encoding LysR family transcriptional regulator codes for MAFDQRELRAFLAVVDRGSLGRAAEAAFMTQPALSRLIGEMERRFGQPLFDRHSKGMAPTAAGETLISHARLLLFEMEQATAALDALRGLGRARLRVGAVAAVARPMLPGIVAALLDMAPGLHIDLLDAPEDRLVQALAGREIDVVIAPELAPHPDIWPMAELAYTDTYTVFAAAGHPLAEAKDVPLSAALEQRWTMPEIGSTPRMLFHRLVTAQGEALPDVAVETASIGTMLATVAASSLLGWLPMPLLHAEMERGAIKPIRVKALEIERRFYVYTRRRGSVVPAARRLFELLPLAQGAATGGATPLARSGATG; via the coding sequence ATGGCTTTTGATCAGCGAGAATTGCGGGCGTTCCTGGCCGTGGTCGACCGGGGCAGCCTGGGGCGGGCGGCCGAGGCGGCCTTCATGACACAGCCCGCGCTCAGCCGCCTGATCGGCGAGATGGAGCGGCGCTTCGGCCAGCCCCTGTTCGATCGGCACAGCAAGGGGATGGCCCCCACCGCCGCCGGCGAAACGCTGATTTCCCATGCCCGCCTGCTGCTGTTCGAGATGGAGCAGGCGACCGCCGCGCTGGATGCCTTGCGTGGGCTGGGCCGCGCGCGCCTGCGCGTGGGCGCGGTAGCGGCCGTGGCGCGCCCGATGTTGCCCGGCATTGTCGCGGCTCTGCTGGACATGGCGCCCGGCCTGCACATCGACCTGCTGGACGCGCCCGAAGACCGGCTGGTCCAGGCGCTGGCCGGGCGCGAGATCGACGTGGTGATCGCCCCGGAACTGGCGCCGCATCCCGACATCTGGCCGATGGCGGAACTGGCTTACACCGATACCTACACCGTCTTCGCCGCCGCGGGGCATCCGCTGGCCGAGGCGAAGGACGTGCCGTTGAGCGCGGCGCTGGAGCAGCGCTGGACCATGCCGGAGATCGGCAGCACGCCGCGCATGCTGTTTCACCGCCTCGTCACCGCGCAGGGCGAAGCGCTGCCCGACGTGGCGGTCGAAACCGCGTCGATCGGCACCATGCTGGCGACCGTTGCCGCCAGTTCCCTGCTTGGCTGGCTGCCGATGCCTTTGCTTCATGCTGAAATGGAGCGGGGCGCCATCAAGCCGATCCGCGTGAAGGCCCTGGAAATCGAGCGCCGTTTCTATGTCTATACGCGTCGGCGCGGTAGCGTAGTTCCCGCCGCGCGGCGCTTGTTCGAGCTGCTGCCGCTGGCGCAGGGCGCTGCAACAGGCGGGGCCACACCGCTTGCTAGATCGGGGGCCACTGGTTAG
- the mdlC gene encoding benzoylformate decarboxylase codes for MHTVRDATLSLLRTLGMTTVFGNPGSTELPMFRDFPKDFRYILGLQESIVMGMADGFAQATGNAALVNLHSAAGVGHSLGNLFTAFKNQTPLVVTAGQQARSILPFEPFLFAERPTEFPRPYVKWAVEPARAQDVPAAIARAYYVAMEPPCGPTFVSVPVDDWDQPCDPIAPRRVVARNPGDPAMLDEIAGALAQANAPAFVLGAGIARDGAWQEAIALAERHSAKVWAAPFAAREVFPERHPLFAGFLNPGREAIVRDLSGHDLILVVGGPLSLYHTEGFGPHLPEGAQLYHVVDSIAVASWAPDGAAVIADAKSALARLLEGPTPKARAVPAVRATPAPLAATGLTDAYLLQQIARLRPAGSVIVEEAPSSRGAMHDHLPILDAGGFFTCASGGLGHGLPASVGVALGRPDAKVIAILGDGSSMYAIQGLWSAAQLGLPISFVIVNNRRYEALVNFGRHFGLQQTLGTALNDIDFCDLARGQGLSAARVDTVEALDGALAASFAAPGPTLVEVLVD; via the coding sequence ATGCACACCGTTCGCGATGCAACGCTGTCGCTGCTGCGCACGCTGGGCATGACCACGGTGTTCGGCAATCCGGGGTCGACCGAGCTGCCGATGTTCCGGGACTTCCCCAAAGACTTCCGCTATATCCTGGGGCTGCAGGAATCGATCGTGATGGGCATGGCCGATGGCTTTGCCCAAGCGACCGGCAATGCCGCGCTGGTCAACCTGCACTCGGCGGCCGGCGTGGGCCATTCGCTCGGCAACCTGTTTACCGCGTTCAAGAACCAGACGCCGCTGGTGGTCACCGCCGGCCAGCAGGCGCGGTCGATCCTGCCGTTCGAACCGTTCCTCTTCGCCGAACGCCCCACCGAATTTCCGCGCCCTTACGTGAAATGGGCGGTCGAGCCCGCGCGCGCGCAGGACGTGCCCGCCGCGATCGCGCGCGCCTATTATGTCGCGATGGAGCCGCCTTGCGGGCCCACGTTCGTATCCGTGCCGGTGGACGACTGGGACCAGCCCTGCGATCCGATCGCGCCGCGCCGCGTCGTTGCACGCAATCCCGGCGACCCGGCGATGCTGGACGAGATCGCCGGCGCGCTGGCGCAGGCGAATGCCCCGGCCTTCGTGCTCGGGGCCGGCATCGCGCGCGATGGCGCATGGCAGGAAGCGATCGCGCTGGCGGAACGCCATTCGGCAAAGGTCTGGGCCGCGCCGTTCGCAGCGCGCGAGGTTTTCCCCGAGCGGCACCCGCTGTTCGCGGGTTTTCTCAACCCGGGCCGCGAGGCGATCGTCCGCGACCTTTCCGGGCATGACCTGATCCTGGTCGTGGGCGGCCCCTTGTCGCTCTACCACACCGAGGGCTTCGGCCCGCACCTGCCGGAAGGCGCGCAACTCTACCATGTCGTCGATTCCATTGCCGTGGCAAGCTGGGCTCCCGATGGCGCAGCCGTGATCGCGGACGCCAAAAGCGCGCTGGCGCGCCTGCTGGAAGGACCTACACCGAAGGCACGCGCGGTGCCGGCCGTCCGCGCAACTCCTGCGCCGCTCGCGGCAACCGGGCTGACCGACGCCTACCTGCTCCAGCAAATCGCCCGCCTGCGCCCCGCCGGATCGGTGATCGTGGAGGAAGCGCCATCCAGCCGTGGGGCCATGCACGATCATCTCCCGATCCTGGATGCGGGCGGCTTCTTCACCTGCGCCAGCGGAGGGCTTGGCCACGGACTGCCCGCCTCGGTCGGCGTCGCGCTGGGCCGGCCCGACGCCAAGGTCATCGCCATTCTCGGCGACGGATCGAGCATGTACGCCATTCAGGGGCTGTGGTCCGCCGCGCAATTGGGCTTGCCGATCAGCTTCGTGATCGTGAACAACCGACGCTACGAAGCGCTGGTCAACTTCGGCCGCCACTTCGGCTTGCAGCAGACGCTGGGGACCGCGCTCAACGATATCGACTTCTGCGATCTTGCGCGGGGCCAGGGCCTTTCGGCCGCGCGCGTCGATACGGTAGAAGCGCTGGACGGCGCGCTGGCCGCTTCCTTCGCGGCACCGGGGCCAACGCTGGTCGAAGTGCTGGTGGATTGA
- a CDS encoding aromatic-ring-hydroxylating dioxygenase subunit beta, with amino-acid sequence MTLSLKDAEALLYLEAECLDESRWDDWLDLYAEDACFWMPAWKNETETTTDPEAELSLIYYKGRKNLADRVWRVRSGQSVASTPRIRAVHLITNVRLTAADEAGAHVAANFAVHLFDKRSGRTHAFFGRYRHDLRREGERWVIAAKTIVLLNDTIPTVLDFYCI; translated from the coding sequence ATGACCCTGTCGCTGAAAGACGCCGAGGCCCTCCTCTATCTCGAAGCGGAATGCCTCGATGAAAGCCGCTGGGACGATTGGCTGGATCTCTATGCGGAAGATGCCTGCTTCTGGATGCCGGCATGGAAGAACGAGACCGAAACGACCACCGATCCCGAGGCCGAGCTTTCGCTGATCTATTACAAGGGGCGCAAGAACCTGGCCGATCGCGTGTGGCGCGTGCGATCCGGGCAATCGGTGGCCTCCACCCCGCGCATCCGCGCCGTCCACCTGATAACCAACGTCAGGTTGACGGCGGCCGACGAAGCGGGCGCGCACGTCGCCGCGAATTTCGCGGTCCACCTGTTCGACAAGCGATCAGGCCGGACGCACGCCTTTTTCGGGCGCTACCGGCACGACCTGCGGCGCGAGGGCGAGCGCTGGGTGATCGCCGCCAAGACGATCGTGCTGCTCAACGATACGATCCCCACCGTGCTGGACTTCTACTGCATCTGA
- a CDS encoding SRPBCC family protein, with protein MFTGRLSDLIDDRPDEGIFRVSRAIFDDPGVFELEMRQIFERGWVFLGIADQARDPHDFFTTDIGRVPVLVSRDGEGALAAFVNSCPHRGSRVAQTLAGNARLHVCPYHSWSFDSAGRNKNVKLKRAGCYAESFDAQSHDLPALPAFGEYRGFLFGSLDADVPPLATHLGEAAKLLDLVADQGPDGFELVPGAVTFTFQANWKLQLENCSDAYHFTSTHPSYIRILEQRQTANTGVAVKSVWESSDYWREDAQGVAGGSFSFPNGHVLNWGIFGVTEALPLFEQAEALAERHGAAKRDWMFNMRNLSIFPNLQIAENASSQLRVIRPLAPDLTEMRTWCIAPKGESAQARRQRIRQYEDFFNPSGMATPDDTVSYENCQRGFASRVDPWLQGYSRGTTASKAGGNPFSDLIGMEPARNVLADAQLGDETLFQSYYREWARRMAGVIEQ; from the coding sequence ATGTTCACCGGACGCCTTTCGGACCTGATTGACGATCGTCCCGATGAAGGCATCTTCCGCGTCAGCCGGGCGATCTTCGATGATCCCGGCGTCTTCGAGCTGGAAATGCGCCAGATCTTCGAACGCGGATGGGTATTCCTCGGCATCGCTGATCAGGCGCGCGATCCGCACGACTTCTTCACCACCGATATCGGCCGCGTGCCGGTGCTGGTCAGCCGCGATGGCGAGGGCGCCCTGGCGGCCTTCGTCAACTCCTGCCCGCACCGTGGTTCGCGCGTGGCGCAGACACTGGCCGGCAACGCCCGCTTGCACGTGTGCCCTTACCACAGCTGGAGCTTCGACAGCGCGGGCCGCAACAAGAACGTGAAACTGAAGCGCGCCGGCTGCTACGCCGAGAGCTTCGACGCGCAGAGCCACGACTTGCCCGCCCTGCCCGCCTTCGGCGAATATCGCGGCTTCCTGTTCGGCAGCCTCGATGCCGATGTGCCGCCGCTCGCAACGCACCTGGGCGAAGCCGCGAAGCTGCTGGACCTCGTTGCCGACCAAGGACCGGACGGATTCGAACTGGTGCCCGGCGCGGTCACGTTCACGTTCCAGGCCAACTGGAAGCTGCAACTCGAAAACTGCTCGGACGCCTATCACTTCACCTCGACGCACCCGTCTTACATCCGCATCCTCGAACAGCGGCAGACCGCCAACACCGGCGTCGCGGTGAAATCGGTGTGGGAAAGCAGCGATTACTGGCGCGAGGACGCGCAGGGCGTGGCCGGTGGCAGCTTCAGCTTTCCCAACGGCCACGTGCTGAACTGGGGCATTTTCGGCGTGACCGAGGCGCTGCCGCTGTTCGAGCAGGCCGAAGCGCTTGCCGAACGCCACGGCGCCGCCAAGCGCGACTGGATGTTCAACATGCGCAACCTGTCGATCTTCCCCAACCTGCAGATCGCCGAAAACGCATCCAGCCAGTTGCGCGTCATCCGCCCGTTGGCACCGGACCTCACGGAAATGCGCACCTGGTGCATCGCCCCCAAGGGCGAAAGCGCGCAGGCGCGGCGCCAGCGGATCCGGCAGTACGAGGATTTCTTCAACCCCAGCGGCATGGCCACCCCCGATGATACGGTAAGTTACGAGAACTGCCAGCGTGGCTTCGCCAGCCGCGTCGATCCCTGGCTGCAAGGCTATTCGCGCGGCACGACAGCCAGCAAGGCCGGCGGCAACCCGTTCTCCGACCTGATCGGCATGGAGCCCGCCCGCAACGTGCTGGCCGATGCGCAGCTTGGCGATGAAACACTGTTCCAGAGCTATTATCGCGAATGGGCGCGCCGCATGGCGGGAGTGATCGAACAATGA
- a CDS encoding type 1 glutamine amidotransferase: MTRLLLMEGNTADKRARAAELGVRSSSEIYALAILAHFPGFDLDVVNAADADWAIPGGRSFADYDGFVVTGSSLHAYDKEFAVTNQIAMLRDAAEAGLPVFGSCWGLQIAVMAAGGQVEYNPRGREVGFARKIVRTVAGADHPMFAGKGAVFDAPCIHYDEVTRLPDSATLLASNAHSLVQAAIVPVGRSEVWAVQYHPEFDIAQLVQLYTLYADDMIAQGFFADRPALDAYVKVLTGLAAAPQDVGLAWQLGVDEDITDDSRRRAEIINWIKAFIPGA, from the coding sequence ATGACCCGACTGCTTCTGATGGAAGGCAATACCGCCGACAAACGCGCGCGTGCGGCCGAACTGGGCGTGCGTTCGTCCAGCGAGATCTACGCGCTGGCGATCCTGGCGCATTTTCCCGGTTTCGATCTGGACGTGGTCAACGCGGCCGATGCGGATTGGGCTATCCCCGGTGGCCGCTCGTTCGCCGATTACGACGGCTTCGTCGTCACCGGTTCGTCGCTTCATGCCTATGACAAGGAATTCGCCGTCACCAACCAGATCGCCATGCTGCGCGACGCGGCCGAAGCGGGTCTGCCGGTGTTCGGAAGCTGCTGGGGCCTGCAGATCGCCGTCATGGCCGCCGGAGGGCAGGTCGAATACAACCCGCGCGGGCGCGAGGTCGGCTTCGCGCGCAAGATCGTGCGCACGGTAGCGGGTGCCGATCACCCGATGTTCGCGGGCAAGGGCGCGGTGTTCGACGCGCCCTGCATCCATTACGACGAAGTCACGCGCTTGCCGGACAGTGCCACGCTGCTCGCGTCCAACGCGCACAGCCTGGTGCAGGCCGCGATCGTTCCGGTCGGGCGCAGCGAGGTATGGGCGGTGCAGTACCACCCGGAATTCGACATCGCGCAGCTGGTCCAGCTCTACACGCTCTATGCCGATGACATGATCGCGCAGGGCTTCTTTGCCGATCGCCCCGCGCTCGATGCCTATGTCAAAGTACTGACCGGGCTTGCCGCCGCGCCGCAGGACGTCGGCCTCGCCTGGCAACTGGGCGTGGACGAGGACATTACGGACGATAGCCGGCGTCGTGCTGAAATCATCAACTGGATCAAGGCCTTCATCCCCGGCGCTTGA
- a CDS encoding helix-turn-helix domain-containing protein: protein MPWNDPALVEHIDRPIVGIGNEYPPAFELDWHEHRRGQLLYAARGVVVVSTPHGAWVAPPERAVWTPGGCPHAVRMIGAVSTRSVLIERDATGWLGDANKVIQVSPLLRSLLEAACDIAPEYDPASRDGLVMALLLAEVAQAPTVPLAVPFPKTAELARKCHAFLEAPCSHDTIDRWSADLGMGRRAFTRAFRKETGLSFGAWRQQACLLVSLPRLAAGESITTIALDLGYDSPSAFTTMFKRHIGVAPSQYRQPVSGR, encoded by the coding sequence GTGCCTTGGAACGATCCCGCCCTCGTCGAGCACATCGATCGTCCGATCGTGGGCATCGGCAACGAGTATCCTCCCGCGTTCGAACTCGATTGGCACGAACACCGGCGCGGCCAGCTGCTCTATGCGGCGCGGGGCGTTGTGGTGGTCAGCACACCTCACGGGGCCTGGGTTGCGCCGCCCGAGCGGGCGGTCTGGACGCCCGGCGGCTGCCCGCACGCCGTGCGCATGATCGGGGCCGTCAGCACGCGCAGCGTTCTCATCGAGCGTGACGCAACAGGCTGGCTGGGCGACGCCAACAAGGTCATCCAAGTCTCGCCGCTGCTGCGCAGCCTGCTCGAGGCCGCATGCGATATTGCGCCCGAATACGACCCCGCGAGCCGCGATGGCCTCGTCATGGCGCTGCTGCTGGCCGAAGTCGCCCAGGCCCCGACCGTGCCGCTCGCCGTGCCCTTTCCCAAGACGGCCGAGCTCGCGCGCAAATGCCACGCCTTTCTCGAAGCCCCCTGCTCGCATGACACGATCGACCGCTGGAGCGCCGATCTGGGCATGGGGCGGCGCGCGTTCACCCGGGCGTTTCGCAAGGAGACCGGGCTTAGCTTCGGCGCGTGGCGGCAACAGGCCTGTCTGCTGGTTTCGCTGCCACGGCTGGCCGCCGGCGAATCCATCACCACCATCGCGCTGGACCTGGGCTATGACAGTCCCTCCGCCTTCACCACCATGTTCAAGCGCCACATCGGCGTCGCGCCCAGCCAGTACCGCCAGCCCGTTTCGGGGCGTTGA
- a CDS encoding MFS transporter — protein MAQQYDVDSPAAVVSAIVLGTLGVLSFIVQPALVQGFVTHLHVGEPEALNLAGIEMLGVAISSIAMALGSHRYDWRRVMAAALLVAALGNGLSAMASGGGTLWAARFIAGLGHGAIITLSFTFVGLTRKVDRNIALYLALLLTYGAIGVWRMPAFLDRFGLPALFWLFAALLLLGLATVRNVPRTHEARAEVPEGARDLPHGMVAVALAGVLAYNIAQGIAWAVLFLVGIAAGLGEQSVADALFASQVLAIGGALASVFLAGALARDRAIMIGILGGGACIALLLAHPGIVLFAISVCGFNVLWNFVLPFILGTVGEFDTRGRMIGRAVAMQMLGLGTGPFLAGLLTNGSSYTLVELACIFFFLASFALLLLPMQAHRRLLAPQG, from the coding sequence TTGGCCCAGCAATACGACGTCGACAGTCCGGCAGCCGTTGTCAGCGCGATCGTGCTGGGCACGCTGGGCGTGCTTTCGTTCATCGTCCAGCCCGCGCTGGTGCAGGGCTTCGTCACCCACCTGCATGTCGGCGAACCGGAAGCCCTGAACCTCGCCGGCATCGAGATGCTGGGCGTCGCCATCTCCTCGATCGCCATGGCGCTGGGTTCGCACCGGTACGACTGGCGGCGAGTCATGGCGGCGGCGCTGCTCGTCGCCGCGCTGGGCAACGGCCTTTCGGCCATGGCATCCGGCGGCGGCACGCTGTGGGCAGCCCGCTTCATCGCCGGGCTGGGGCACGGCGCGATCATCACGCTCAGTTTCACGTTCGTCGGGCTAACCCGCAAGGTGGACCGCAACATCGCCTTGTATCTGGCTCTGCTGCTAACCTACGGCGCGATCGGCGTGTGGCGGATGCCGGCGTTCCTCGACCGCTTCGGCCTACCGGCCCTGTTCTGGCTGTTCGCCGCACTTCTCCTTCTCGGGCTGGCCACCGTGCGCAACGTGCCGCGCACGCACGAGGCGCGGGCCGAAGTGCCCGAAGGCGCGCGCGATCTGCCGCATGGCATGGTCGCGGTCGCGCTGGCGGGGGTACTAGCCTACAACATTGCGCAGGGCATCGCCTGGGCCGTGCTGTTCCTCGTCGGCATCGCGGCCGGTCTTGGCGAACAATCCGTGGCCGACGCGCTGTTCGCTTCGCAAGTGCTGGCGATCGGCGGCGCGCTGGCGTCGGTGTTCCTGGCCGGTGCGCTGGCGCGCGATCGCGCGATCATGATCGGCATTCTCGGCGGCGGAGCATGCATCGCGCTCCTGCTCGCCCATCCCGGCATCGTCCTGTTCGCGATCAGCGTCTGCGGCTTCAACGTGCTGTGGAATTTCGTCCTGCCGTTCATCCTCGGCACCGTGGGCGAGTTCGACACGCGCGGGCGCATGATCGGCCGCGCCGTGGCGATGCAGATGCTGGGGCTTGGCACCGGGCCGTTCCTGGCCGGGCTGCTGACCAACGGATCGAGCTATACCCTGGTCGAACTGGCGTGCATCTTCTTCTTCCTCGCCAGCTTTGCGCTGCTGCTTCTGCCGATGCAGGCGCACCGCCGCCTGCTCGCGCCGCAGGGCTGA
- a CDS encoding AraC family transcriptional regulator, with the protein MSQPAVQAEALCGWTDSMPAFGIEPDEALARAGLDNDDVATSNRISLKRFARMAESVGERANHPAATWTIGLNYDLAQLGEIGTAITSAQTLGAALRRFADHFELLQDSTTLDFQVKDGTATVNYRILDPDIWPRHHDAMFSLGIVARIVRMAVPDAMDEIELGFECARRDTGLAMPLSRLSFGGEVNSLSLPVAMLDAAMPPSEARCNLKGLSTQIARKRRAEPARDRLAAMIFARMSQGEINQDELASEIGMSSRTMRRRLAEAHLTFQQLLDECRMRQAMLEFRTRPECSIAQVALRLGYAEHSNFTRAFTRWVGVPPQRYRADTLQSQH; encoded by the coding sequence ATGAGCCAACCGGCAGTACAGGCCGAAGCGCTTTGCGGGTGGACCGACTCCATGCCCGCCTTCGGTATCGAACCCGACGAAGCCCTTGCCCGGGCAGGCCTCGACAATGACGACGTCGCCACGTCGAACCGCATATCGCTCAAGCGTTTCGCGCGCATGGCGGAATCCGTTGGCGAGCGGGCCAATCATCCGGCCGCGACATGGACGATCGGCCTCAACTACGATCTTGCGCAACTGGGGGAGATCGGCACCGCGATCACCTCGGCCCAGACGCTCGGCGCGGCCCTGCGCCGCTTTGCCGACCACTTCGAACTGCTCCAAGATTCGACCACGCTGGACTTTCAGGTCAAGGACGGGACGGCGACGGTCAATTACCGCATCCTCGATCCCGACATCTGGCCGCGCCATCACGACGCCATGTTCAGCCTTGGCATCGTCGCCCGCATCGTGCGCATGGCCGTGCCCGACGCGATGGACGAGATCGAGCTGGGGTTCGAATGCGCGCGCCGCGATACGGGGCTTGCCATGCCGCTCAGCCGCTTGAGCTTTGGCGGCGAGGTCAATTCGCTGAGCCTGCCGGTCGCCATGCTCGACGCGGCGATGCCGCCATCCGAAGCCAGGTGCAATCTCAAGGGCCTGTCGACGCAGATCGCGCGCAAGCGCCGCGCCGAGCCCGCGCGCGATCGGCTGGCCGCGATGATCTTCGCGCGTATGTCGCAGGGCGAGATCAACCAGGATGAACTCGCCAGCGAGATCGGCATGTCGAGCCGCACCATGCGGCGCCGGCTGGCCGAGGCCCACCTGACTTTCCAGCAACTGCTCGACGAATGCCGGATGCGGCAGGCGATGCTGGAATTCCGCACCCGCCCGGAATGCTCGATCGCGCAAGTCGCGTTGCGGCTGGGCTATGCCGAGCATTCCAATTTCACGCGCGCCTTCACCCGCTGGGTGGGCGTGCCGCCGCAGCGCTACCGCGCGGATACCTTGCAATCGCAACACTAG